The sequence GCCAGTTCAGTCACACTGTCGGCGCCTTTCATATGGATCGGTTCGAGATCGATCCCTTCCGTCCGGACGTTCGGATATCCTGCAGGCATGCGGAAATTACCTGCGCACAGAAGCCCGGACACCGATTTCCGGTCCGTTTCCTGCACTTTCCCGAACACTTTCAGGATCTCGTCCTCTTCTTCAATGTGGAACCAGGCGATCGGCGACTCTGTCAGCAGTTCTGCAAGCTGCTCCAGCGACGTGTCGTCCCATTCGATCTTCTGCTGTCTTCCGTCCAGGCAGATCGCTTCATTGCCTTTCTCCAGCCCTTCCCTTACACCAGTGAGCCATTCCTGCCCTGTCTGGCCTCCTGCGCCCTGCGCAATCACCCAGCTGCCGTTATCCGGCCGCACCGGCAGCCGGGCAGGCCGTTCCATATACAGCGGTTTGAGGCGGATCCCTTCCATCGTCTCCGTCTCCAGCGTCTCCACCTTCCTGCCCTTCAGTGACGTTTCCGCTGCGGCTCTCCATTCTTCTGCTGTCGGCCGGCTGAACTCCTGCTGTTTCATCGTATGTATGTCGGACTTGCCCATCATTGTCCCTCCTCGGCTTTTCATGAGTACTGATGAATCCAGTGTACATCATGCTGCACCTGATTGAAAAGAAACCCCCGCGTCCAGTTCATCTTGGCCGGGGGGGTGCATGCTTTTTCAGTAAACGGATGTGTTATCCGGGGAAACAGATTCAAGGATCTCTTTGACGCGTGCCAGGAAGTTTCCGGCGACGAGTCCATCGAGCACCCGGTGGTCGAGCGACAGACACAGGTTGACAATATCACGCACTGCGATCATACCGTTTTCCATGACGACCGGACGTTTGACGATTGATTCCACCTGCAGGATCGCTGCCTGAGGATGGTTGATGATGCCCATCGACTGGACCGAACCGAACGATCCGGTGTTGTTGACAGTGAATGTGCCGCCCTGCATTTCAGCGGACGTCAGTTTTCCGGACCGCACTTTTCCTGCAAGTTCTGAGATTTCGCGGCCGATGCCTTTGATGGTCTTCTCGTCAGCCTGTTTGATGACCGGCACGAACAGCGCATCTTCCGTCGCGACAGCGATCGAGATGTTGACGTCCTTTTTCTGGACGATCTTATCGCCGGCCCACATGGAATTCATCATCGGGAATTCTTTGAGCGCCTGGGATACCGCTTTGACGAAGAATGCGAAGTATGTCAGGTTGAAGCCTTCTTTTTTCTTGAAGTCGGCTTTCAGCGAGTCACGGTACTGCACCAGCTGAGTCACATCGACTTCGACCATCGTCCATGCATGCGGAGCTTCGTGCACGGATTTCAGCATATTGTTTGCGATCGCCCGGCGGACACCGGTTACCGGGATTTCGACATCTCCCGGAGCCGTCGGTACGTTCGCAGTGCCGCTGGCGGCCGGTGCTTTTGCAGCCTGCTGTGCAGGGGCGGATGGAGCCGGTTCTGGCTGTGACGCTGACGATTCTTCTGTTTTCGGCTGCGGTTTTTCACCGCTGTCGATGATGGCCTGGATATCTTTGCGTGTGATCCGCCCGTCACGCCCCGAACCGTCTACGAGCGACAGATCGATATCGTGCTCCTGTGAAAGACGGAGGACGGCCGGTGAATAGCGTCCGGATGCCGCGCCTTTCTCCTTTTTCAAAGGCGTCGACGGCTTCTGTGAACCCGCAGCCGGCATTTCGCTGGCCGGTTCTTCTGCTGCCGGCACTGCTGCCGGTTCATCCGCCTGGGCACCGCCTTCGGTTTCGATCGTACAGACCACTTCACCGACAGCGACCGTCTGTCCTTCTTCGGTGATGATCTCCTTGATGATGCCGCTGAAGGAAGATGGCACTTCCGCTGTCACTTTGTCAGTGTTCACTTCCGCAAGCGAGTCATATTTCTCTACATGGTCTCCTGGTTTCACAAGCCATTTCTCGATAGTCCCCTCGGTGACACTTTCACCGAGCTGGGGCATTTTGATCGATTCGATTGCCACTGGAATTCCCTCCGTCCGTTTTTAAAATTCAGCGAGATCGCGTGCTGCTTTTTCGACTTTATCCGGATTGACCATGAAGAACTTCTCCATTGTCGGCGCATACGGCATCGCCGGGACATCCGGGCCGGCAAGCCGCTGGATCGGCGCGTCGAGATCGAACAGGCAGTTCTCGGAGATGATGGCAGCCACTTCGCTCATGATGCTGCCCTCTTTGTTGTCTTCTGTGACGAGAAGGACTTTCCCTGTTTTCTTCGCTGCTTCGATGATCGCGTCCCTGTCGAGCGGATAGATCGTCCGCAAGTCGAGGATGTGCGCTGAAATTCCGTCTTCTGCAAGCCGTTCAGCAGCCTGCAGCGCAAAGTGGACGCAGAGTCCGTATGTGATGATTGTAATGTCTTCGCCTTCACGCTTGACGTCCGCCTTGCCGATTTCAAGAACATATTCCTCTTCCGGCACTTCTCCTTTGATGAGGCGGTACGCCCGCTTATGCTCGAAGAACAGGACAGGATCCTCGTCGCGGATTGCCGCTTTCAGCAATCCTTTTGCATCATATGGAGTCGACGGAATGACGATTTTAAGTCCCGGTGTGCCGGCAAACATGGATTCCACTGACTGCGAGTGATAAAGCGCGCCGTGGACACCGCCGCCGAAAGGTGCACGGACGACAAGCGGACACGACCAATCATTATTGGACCGGTAGCGGATCTTGGCTGCTTCGGAGACAATCTGATTGACCGCAGGCATGATGAAGTCCGCAAACTGCATCTCTGCGATCGGCCGCATTCCGTACATGGCAGCACCGATCGCTACGCCGGCAATCGCCGATTCGGCCAGCGGCGTATCAAGAGCGCGGTATTCACCATATTTGTCATACAGCCCGGTCGTTGCTTTGAATACGCCGCCTTTGCGGCCGACATCTTCACCCATGACGAAAACGTTCTCGTCACGTTCCATCTCTTCTGCCATGGCGCTGGTAATTGCGTCGATATATGAAATGACCGCCATCAGTCGTTCCCTCCTTGTTCCGCATAGACATGACGGAGCGCATACTCAGGCTCCGCATACGGCGCCTGTTCCGCATAGTCTGTCGCTTCGTTCACTTCTTTCATGATACGCGTCTCGATCTCATCCCGGCTTTCGTCTGTCAGGACTCCTGTCTCTTTCAGGTACGCCTCGAATTTCGGCAGCGGATCAAGTCTGCGTTCCGTCTCCAGTTCTTCAGCATCACGATACAGCCGGTGGTCGTCATCGGACGAGTGGGCTGTGAGACGGTAGCAGACAGCTTCGACAAGGCTCGGACCGTCTCCGCGCCGCGCACGGTCGGCTGCTTCCTTCATGACTTTGTAGACCTCGAGCGGATCTGTGCCGTCCACCGTGACGCCCGGCATGCCATAGCCCGCTGCACGGTCGGATACATGCTCACAGGCGATCTGCTTCTCAAGCGGCACGGAAATCGCATACTTGTTGTTTTCGACCATGATGACTGTCGGCAGCTTATGCACGCCTGCAAAGTTCATGCCTTCATGGAAGTCCCCCTGGTTGGAAGAACCTTCGCCGAGTGTCGAGAATGTAATGAAATCTTCGCCTTTTATCTTCGCGGCAAGCGCGACCCCTACAGCATGGGGCAGCTGTGTCGTAACAGGGGAGGAGCCGGTCAGTATACGGTTTTTGTGCTGCCCGAAGTGTCCGGGCATCTGCCGGCCGCCTGAATTCGGATCTTCCGCCTTGGCGAACGCCGACAGCATAAGATCTTTCGGCGTCATGCCGAAATGGAGAACGACGCCCATATCACGATAATACGGCGCAATCCAGTCCTTGTCTTCGTCGAGCGCGAACGCTGCGCCGATCTGCGCCGCTTCCTGGCCCTGGCAGCTGATGACGAACGGGACTTTCCCTGCCCGGTTCAGCAGCCACATCCGTTCGTCGATCTTTCTCGCCATCAGCATAGTTTCATACATCTTGAGCACATCATCATTTGTGAGACCGAGCTCTTCGTGCCGGTTCGTTGCCATGGTGTTTCCCCCTTTTTGGTTACATGTGGATTGCTTTTCCGTCTACCGCCAATGCCGCTTCCCCGATCACTTCTGATAGGGATGGGTGCGGATGGACTGTTTCCGCGATCTCCCAAGGCGTCGCATCCAGCACCATCGCAAGCCCCGCCTCGGAAATCATGTCCGTCACACCGGCGCCGATCATATGGACGCCGAGGACATCATCTGTCGCTTCGTCTGCGACGATTTTGACGAATCCGTCCGCTTTGCCGTTGACTAGCGCCTTGCCGACCGCCTGGAATGGGAACTTCCCGATTTTCACTGAGTAGCCGCGGTCTTTCGCCTGCTGCTCGGTGATTCCGACGCTTGCCGCTTCGGGACTCGAGTAGATGCAGCGGGAAATCTTTTCATAATCCATCGGTGCAGGTGACTGGTTGGCAATATGTTCGACTGCCGCAATCCCTTCGTGGGAAGCGACATGGGCAAGCTGGAGACCGCCGATGCAGTCGCCGATCGCATAGATATGACTTTCTTTCGTCTGGAACGTGGGCAGTGTCTTAATATAGCCCTTCTCGATTTCGATATCCGTATTCTCGATCCCGATGCCTTCCGTATTTGCCTGACGGCCGACGGAGACCAGCATTTTCTCCGCCGTGAATGTCTGCTGATCGCCGCCTGTTTCCGCGGAGATCGTAACACTGTTTTCGGACTTCTCGATTGTATCCGGCAGCACTTTTGCCCCGGTGACGAAACGGATGCCCTTTTTCTCGAGCAGTTTCTTCATCTCTTTCGAAATGTCCGCATCCTCCGTCGGCAGGATCCGGTCAGCGTATTCGACGACAGTCACTTCCACACCGAAATCATTCAGCATGGATGCCCATTCGATTCCGATGACACCCCCGCCGATGATCAGCATCGACGCGGGAAGTGATTCCATGGCAAGCGCCCCATCCGATGACAGCACCTGCTGTTCATCCAGTTCAAGGCCCGGCAGCGTACGCGGGCGGGACCCGGTGGCAAGTACCAGATTTTTGAGGATGAGCATCTCATTTTCCTCTCCGTTGTTCATCTCCACCGAGATGGTTCCCGGCATCGGCGAGAAGATGGACGGTCCGAGCATCCGGCCGGTCCCTTCGTAGACATCGATCTTGCCTTTCTTCATGAGACCCTGCACACCTTTGTACAACTGGTCGACGATCGACTGTTTCCGCTGCTGGACCGCCTGGAAATCGAGTGAGACACGTTCCGTGCGCACACCGAAATCTCCGGCTTTCTCTTTTGCCAGCTGGAACACTTCCGCACTTTTCAGAAGTGCTTTGCTCGGAATGCAGCCTCTGTGCAGGCAAGTGCCGCCGAGTTTCCCCTTTTCAACAAGCGCCGTTTTCAGACCGAGCTGGGCGGAACGGATTGCGGCGACATATCCGCCGGTCCCTCCTCCGAGTATCACTACGTCATATTCTTGAGCCATCGTGTGCTGCCTCCTGTTCTATACTGGGATACGTCTTCGCTTCCTCTTCACCGGTGAGAACACGGATTGCCCCTTCTGCAAGGGCCTGCAATTCGTCTTCCCCCGGATAGACGGCGACTTCTGCGATCCACTCGATATAGTTCCTGATCTCTTCCACAAATCCTCTGCCGTATGCAAGTCCGCCCGTCAGGATGATGGCATCCGCTTTCCCGCGAAGCACCGCAGCGGCACTGCCGACTTCTTTTGCGACCTGATAGGCCATCGCATCGTAGACACGTTTCGCTTCCTCATCACCTGCTGCAATCCGTTTCTCAACCTGCACTGCATCATTCGTGCCCAAATACCCTGTCATACCGCCTTGGCCTACGAGCATCTCCATCACTTCCTGACGGTAATACTTGCCGGAAAAACAAATATCGACAAGGTCCCCGGCCGGGACGGTCCCTGCCCGTTCCGGACTGAATGGTCCGTCCCCGTGCAGGCCGTTGTTGACATCGATCACATTGCCGTACTCATGGGCACCGACAGTGATACCGCCGCCCATATGGACGACGATCAGTTTCAGATCACTGTAATTCCTGCCTGTATCCTTGGCATAGCGCCTGGCGACCGCTTTCTGGTTCAGCGCATGGAAGATCGAATGCCGTTCCAGCAGTTTGAATCCAGACAGCCGGGCGACCGGCTGCAGTTCGTCCACGACGACCGGGTCCACGATGAACGCGGGGATCCCTTCTGCCGAGGCGATCTCGTTCGCGAGGATGCCGCCGAGATTCGAGGCGTGCTGGCCGGAAACGCCCCGCTTCAGATCTTCCAGCATCTGTCCGTCGACACGGTACGTACCGCCGGCGATCGGGCGGAGCAGTCCGCCGCGCCCGACAACTGCAGCAAGGGCTGCTGTGCTGATTCCATGGTCGGCGAGCGACCGGATGATCAGTTCTTTCCGGAAGCCGTACTGCGCGGTGACATTGGGAAACGGTGCAAGTTCTTCAGTCGAATGACGCAGGGTTTCTTCCATTATCAGCCGGCCGTCATCAAACACCCCGATTTTTGTTGACGTCGATCCTGGATTGATCGTCAATATTGTCATTCCTGAAGCAGCCATGGCCATTTTCTCCTTTCGCGGTACACGTGTCCGGCAGGTCTGTTACTTGCGCCGCGACAGAACGCTTTTTTCATTTTGCAGGAACTGATTGCGCGCTTTCGCGACACGCTCGATCCGTTCTTCGGCCAGACGGTCAGCTGCCACGTATGACGGAATGCTGTCCCGCTTGGAAATTGCAAAGATCTTTTCGATTGTCTGGTAGATCGTGTCGACTTTCTTAAGAGCACGTTCACGGTTGTAGCCATCCAGTTCGTCCGCGACGTTGATGACGCCGCCTGAGTTGATGACATAGTCCGGTGCGTAGACGATACCCATCTCATGGATTCTGTCTCCGTGTTCCGGATTTTTCAGCTGGTTGTTCGCCGATCCTGCGATCACTTTCGCTTTCAGCTGCGGAATCGTGTCGTCGTTGATGACCGCGCCGAGTGCGCATGGCGAGAAGATGTCCGCGTCCTGGCTGTAGATCTCATCGATGTCGACTGCTGTTGCGCCGAAGTTGTCGACTGCGCGCTGGACCGCGTCCTGGTTGATGTCTGTGACGATCAGTTTCGCGCCTTCTTTGTGGAGGTATTCGCACATTGTGTACGCGACATTTCCGACGCCTTGGACAGCAACCGTTTTATCCTTCAGGGAATCGCTGCCGAATGCTTCTTTCGCTGCTGCCTTCATGCCTTTGTAGACGCCGAGTGCAGTGATCGGCGATGGGTTGCCTGAGGAACCGAATTCAGCGGAGACACCCGTGACATAGTCCGTTTCCAGATGGATGAGGTCCATGTCCTCTTCTGTTGTGCCGACGTCCTCCGCTGTTATATAGCGCCCGTTCAGCCCTTCGATGAAACGGCCGAATGCGCGGAACATCTCATCGTTCTTGTCGGTTTTCGGATTGCCCATGATGACGGCCTTGCCGCCGCCGAGGTTCAGTCCGGCTGCAGCATTCTTGTATGTCATGCCGCGCGCAAGACGGAGTGCGTCTTCGATCGCTTCTTCTTCGCTGTCATATGTCCACATACGTGTTCCGCCGAGTGCCGGTCCGAGTGTCGTGTCATGGATGGCGATGAATGCTTTCAAGCCTGTTGTCTTGTCCTGGCAGATCACAAGCTGTTCGTAGTCATAAGTTTCCATATATTTCATGATTTCCATTTTAGTTTCCTCCGTTTTCGGTTTGATTTTTGCTGACAAGCAAGGCGAGTGCCAGCGAGTTCAGTTTTGTTTCGGCACTGTCCGCCCTGGATGTCATGACAATCGGAGCGGCTGCCCCTTGGATCATGCCGCCTACTTTCGCTTTCGCGAAATAGGTGAGCGACTTGTAGAGCATATTCGCGGATTCGAGGTTCGGTGCGACCAGGATATCCGCTTTCCCTGCGGCCGGTCCTGTCAGCCCTTTATGCAGGGCCGCTTCTGTTGAAATTGCGTTGTCGAGTGCCATCGGCCCGTCCACTATGCAATTGTCCAGCTGCCCTCGCTGATTCATCATCGTCAAGGCAGCAGCATCCAAAGTCGCCTGCATGGCAGGATTGACGGCTTCCACGGCAGCGAGCGGAACGGCGACCGGCAGCTCAAGTCCGCACGCCCGGGCGACTGTAACTGCATTCCGGATGATCTGCGCTTTCGTCTCCAGGTCCGGCAGAAGACTCATCGCCGAATCCGTAAGGTAGATCAACTTGTCATACCCGGGTATCTCGAATGCCGCTACATGCGACAGTACATTTCCGCTGCGCAGCCCGCCTTCTTTCTTGAGAGCGGCCTTCATGAGGGAAGCCGTCGGGAGATTCCCTTTCATGAGAACCTGCGCCTCGCCGGATGAGACGGATTGCACAGCCATCGCGGCCGCATTGTCCCGTCCTGCTGCCTGGATGAACTCCACATCAGGATGGCCGATCAGTTCGGGTGTATGCTTGCGGACCATTTCATTGAGTTCCTGTCCGTCATCGAACAGCTTGAATGCAGCCAGCCCTCTGGATACGGCGTGTTCCACAGCTTCCAGAACATCCTGGTCGGCTGCACAAGCAACCGCAGTGCATGGCCTGCCCGGCAGCTCCGCTGCACGTCTGACCACTTCAGCGAGCGTTTTCATCCGATCCCCCCATTTCCATCAAATCAGTTTGTACTTCTCCAGTTTGTAGTAAAGCGATCGCAGCGAGATGCCGAGCTTATCGGCAGCGGCGACTTTTTGGCCGCCGTTCTCTTTCAAAGCCGTTTCCAGCAGTAATTTTTCATGGGCTTCCATGAGGGAAGCGAGTGTCCGCTTTTCAGGAAGTGTCTGTGCTGCTGTCAGTTCACTCCCTGAGGACAGGGCGCGGATGATATCCTCTTCATCCAGAATATCAGATCCGGGTTCGGACAGGATCATTGCACGGCTCAGCACGTTCTCCAGCTCCCGGACATTCCCTGGCCATTCGTAGGACTGGAGGCGCTTCAGGGCGCTGCCGGTCAGGGAATGGACAGCCATCCCGAACTCCTGGTTCAGCATGGCAAGCAGCACTTCCGTCATTTCTGGGATATCACCGGAGCGTGCCCGCAGGCTCGGGATGCGGATGGATATCCGGGTCAGCTGGAAATAGAGTTCCTCACTCAGCGTACCGCCGTGGACCGCCCGCTCCAGGTTCGCAGATGACGAGGCGATGATCCTCATGCCAAGCTGTCTCGGCTGTCCAGCTGCCGTGACCCTGCCTGACTCGAGATATTCCAGCAGACTCTCTTGGATTTCCGGTTTCAGGTCCGTGATTTCATCCAGGAACAGGGTGCCTGACAATTCATCAGTCTGTAATTTGGAATGGATGAGAGCCAATTCGACAGAATCCATATCAAGTGAACTGCATGACACACGGATGAAATCGCTTTCATGCCGGTTGCTGCCAGTATGGATAGCATGGGCGAACAGCCCTTTGCCTGTTCCCGGCTCCCCGCGCAGCATGACAGGGATTTCACAGCCGGCAGCTATCTTTGCCTGGCTGACTGCAATTGTCAGATCTTCGTCCCCGCCGATAATGTCATCGAATGTATAAGAGGATTCAAGGTCACGGATCATCGCTTTCGCCTGATCCAGCTGTCTCATCAAGCTGCGCATTTCGGTGATATCGTGGATGACCCCGACGCTTCCCTTCACTTCTTCGTCGACGATGATCGGAGCGACATTGACAATGACATCACGGTTATTCTCTCCGATTTTCATCTTGACTCCGCGCACCGGCCGCTCGGTCTCGAGCACTTTCATATGGATGCTTTCACCTGAACTTATGTCAGCTGTCGCCGGCTTGCCGATCACTTCTTTTTCCGACAGGCCGGTAAGCCGGGTGTACGCAGGGTTGACCAGAATACCGAGGCCATTCGAGTCGACAACCGAAATAGCATCGTCACTGGAATGGATAATCGCTTCAAGCATCGTTTTCACACGCTTCAAGTCCGTGATCTCTTCAGCGGTTTCAATAACATCTGTAATCTCCTTGAACACGGCGAATGCGCCGGCAGTGGTGCCATCTGCCAGGGTGATCGGATAACGGGAGCTTAAAATATCCAGCCCGTTCGGCAGCTGCAGCTTGACGTTCACTTCCCCGTGTCCGCTGTTCGCAACTTCCAAAAGCCGCGAAGACGGAATTACTGACGAGATCGGTTTCCCTGCCGCTTTTCCTAAAGGGATACCGAGCATTTTGGAAGCGCTGTCATTAAAGAGCTGAATTATTCCGTTCCTGTCGATTCCGATCATTCCTTCCTCGACAGAATGGAAAATCGCCTCGTATGTAAAACTTTTTGACAGGATCGTCTGCAAATGTGTAATCTCCCTCTCGATCAGCCGGAAATATAATGTGCTGATCTCTTCAGGAAAGACAGTAATACCAGGAAACCGCTGTGCTGATTCGGCGGCATCCATTCCCGAGAAAACAAACGCGGTCTGTACGTCATCTGTTAAAACAGCCGAAGGATCGGTGTCATACGCAATGGAATGGCGTGCAGCAAAACTCCGTGCCTCAGCCGAATCTTCCCGGCTGGCAATAGCAGTGATCCGGCAGAAGTCCGATTGGATGATCTTTTGCAAAATGTTCAGCTGCTGGTCATTCGGATCTATCACAACGATGTTTTGCAAAGTCATTCAATCTCCTTCCCTCACTGTGCAATCTTTTGCATTTCCCATTTATCATACCGCATCTTCTCGTTCTTGACAATCCTTCGGCAGCAGGTAAAATGAAATACGAATGGAGGAGATCATATGGCACGTTTAGCCGCCTTCATAGTCCTGATCGTACCGGGCATTGCAGCAGCTCTCGGCATTAAACTGATGCGTGATGCTATCTTTGGTGTACTATTCAATCCCTTCCCATACATATGGCTGCAATTTATTGCAGGTTTGGTCCTTCTGGCTGCGGGTATCGGCTTCTTTGCTGGATTCCTGTTCCGCCGTGATCAGCGTAAAGGACGCATTCCGAAGAAAAAACAATGAAAAAGGCTGCCCCGGATAACAAAGTTATCCGGGGCAGCCTTTTTCAGTTTGACGGCCGGCCGCTTGCAATCATTTGCAAAAGCGGCCGGGATAGTCGGTGATCCAGCCATGGATGTACGCCGGCGGATCCTCTATGAAGGGTTCCGTCCCGTCCACACCGTATATCCTGATCGGCCGATCTGCCGCCTGCCATTGCTCGGCATAGGTATCGGTCAGCATCCGTTTATGGAAGTGGAATGCATCCGCGGCAGGATAATCTGCCAGCGACTTTTCCTTCAGCACAGCCTTTTTCAGCAGAAATGCAGTTTCCATCGACGGCTCCAGTTCCTTCGCTTTCACGATCAGTGAATAATCGAAAGAAGACAGATGGACATCATCCAGCACTGCCAGCTGATTCAGCAGAGCCTGCAGGCAGTCCGGATTTTCCGAAATCGTCTCTTTCATTTCAACATTGAGTCCGATCGGCTCCATGAGGGCGAAGGTGATGACTTTCGACAGCCTCGGTATATGAAAGCCCCTGAATTTACGGGTGAACCGTCTGCCTATCTGCACTTGGTCGATATCGGCCGCTTCCATATCGGAAATCCGGCATCGGATGCCTGCCAGCCTGACAAGATCCGGATCATGGATGACAAAGAACACACCGTCCTTCGACAGCTGGACGTCCAGCTCGATTCCGTCTGCGCCTTCCTCCGCCGCCCCGCGGAATGCCTCCATCGTATTTTCAAAGTACGCGCCGGACGCCCCCCGGTGCGCATAGACTCTCGGCCTGTTTCCGAGCTCCATGGACTCAGCCCCTTTCATATGCCGCTTCTAAATATTCAGCACACCATCCGTCAGCTCAAAGACCCCTCTTGTCGGAGAGGTGAGAACTGTCGATTTCGCACCCACCTGGATTGTAACGCCTGCATTCGCTTCTTTCGTGATTTCTATCTTTGGCCGGACCGCTGTTTTTATCGTATGCAGCTTTTTCTGTATGATTCCATCCAGCGCGAATACTTCGTCAGTATTCGTGCGGATCATCTGCTGGATCTTATCATACGCCTCACGCTGCGGAGGTGGCAGTGTGTCTTTCATCGGTTCCAGGGGATCTGCATGACTTTCAAGGGTGGTGATCTGTTTCTGCAAATCTTTGATGGTCTGTGCGAGCTGCTGGATTTCGATATGGAGAGCCTCTTTATCAATACCGCATGCTATGAGTTCCGTACTCCGTTCATGATGATTTCCTGCATATGCGCATTCGATCAGGTATACACTCTCCGTTTTGCCGCCGATGATCTTGCCTTTGTGGCGATCGACATGGACGTAATCTGCTGCTACATGGGAGCCGAGTATATACAGCCCGGCCTGGACAGTGTGGGCGAACAGGCAGCAGTCGTTTGCGTGTTTGATGAATATCGTGCCGCTTGCCTCCAAAACGGTCGAACCGCCGCCGAAGACTCCGCCCTGTATGTAGATATCCGCCTGTTCGGAGCGGATTTCTTTTGCATTCGTGACCCCTTCTTTGGCACCTACCGATATATCTCCTGTTGCATTGACACTGTATCCTGCCAGGACAGTTCCGGAAATGATGACTGTGCCGTCAAAGGTGACAGACCCTGTCTCCGGGCCGACATCCCCGTCGATCATCAGCTGCCTGCCGACCCCGACGATCTGATTGTGATAGTCAAGAACGCCGCCATGGATGGCGCGCAGGACGGTTCTGCCGTCTTCCTCGATTTCTTCCACGGATTTACGGTCATAGACCAACTTGGCATCCAATCCACGTTTCGCCTGGATTTGGCCGCCTGTAACATCCCATCCCGAGCTACCTTCCTGTGCCGGCAGTTTCTCTCCAAGCCAGTCCCCTTTTTTTATATGTTTGACAAAATTCATTTCATAATAGTTGGCTGATCCGTCCTCCCGGATGACGGGACGTCTTTCAGGTGCTTCTATGTATGTGAGCTGAGCGTCTCTGCCTTTGACCGGCTCTGTACCTTTAGCTGCCAGGATGGTCTGCCTGGGCTTGACGGCATCCCAATCGATCGGGCAGCGGCCATGAATGATCCGTGACTCATCAAGCAGCCGGTCCACATAGGCCGGCAGCGATTGCTTTCTCTCAGCAAGCTCTT comes from Sporosarcina trichiuri and encodes:
- a CDS encoding DUF2627 domain-containing protein, with the translated sequence MARLAAFIVLIVPGIAAALGIKLMRDAIFGVLFNPFPYIWLQFIAGLVLLAAGIGFFAGFLFRRDQRKGRIPKKKQ
- a CDS encoding bifunctional enoyl-CoA hydratase/phosphate acetyltransferase translates to MKTLAEVVRRAAELPGRPCTAVACAADQDVLEAVEHAVSRGLAAFKLFDDGQELNEMVRKHTPELIGHPDVEFIQAAGRDNAAAMAVQSVSSGEAQVLMKGNLPTASLMKAALKKEGGLRSGNVLSHVAAFEIPGYDKLIYLTDSAMSLLPDLETKAQIIRNAVTVARACGLELPVAVPLAAVEAVNPAMQATLDAAALTMMNQRGQLDNCIVDGPMALDNAISTEAALHKGLTGPAAGKADILVAPNLESANMLYKSLTYFAKAKVGGMIQGAAAPIVMTSRADSAETKLNSLALALLVSKNQTENGGN
- a CDS encoding glycerophosphodiester phosphodiesterase, whose translation is MELGNRPRVYAHRGASGAYFENTMEAFRGAAEEGADGIELDVQLSKDGVFFVIHDPDLVRLAGIRCRISDMEAADIDQVQIGRRFTRKFRGFHIPRLSKVITFALMEPIGLNVEMKETISENPDCLQALLNQLAVLDDVHLSSFDYSLIVKAKELEPSMETAFLLKKAVLKEKSLADYPAADAFHFHKRMLTDTYAEQWQAADRPIRIYGVDGTEPFIEDPPAYIHGWITDYPGRFCK
- a CDS encoding sigma 54-interacting transcriptional regulator — translated: MTLQNIVVIDPNDQQLNILQKIIQSDFCRITAIASREDSAEARSFAARHSIAYDTDPSAVLTDDVQTAFVFSGMDAAESAQRFPGITVFPEEISTLYFRLIEREITHLQTILSKSFTYEAIFHSVEEGMIGIDRNGIIQLFNDSASKMLGIPLGKAAGKPISSVIPSSRLLEVANSGHGEVNVKLQLPNGLDILSSRYPITLADGTTAGAFAVFKEITDVIETAEEITDLKRVKTMLEAIIHSSDDAISVVDSNGLGILVNPAYTRLTGLSEKEVIGKPATADISSGESIHMKVLETERPVRGVKMKIGENNRDVIVNVAPIIVDEEVKGSVGVIHDITEMRSLMRQLDQAKAMIRDLESSYTFDDIIGGDEDLTIAVSQAKIAAGCEIPVMLRGEPGTGKGLFAHAIHTGSNRHESDFIRVSCSSLDMDSVELALIHSKLQTDELSGTLFLDEITDLKPEIQESLLEYLESGRVTAAGQPRQLGMRIIASSSANLERAVHGGTLSEELYFQLTRISIRIPSLRARSGDIPEMTEVLLAMLNQEFGMAVHSLTGSALKRLQSYEWPGNVRELENVLSRAMILSEPGSDILDEEDIIRALSSGSELTAAQTLPEKRTLASLMEAHEKLLLETALKENGGQKVAAADKLGISLRSLYYKLEKYKLI
- a CDS encoding DUF342 domain-containing protein, which gives rise to MLYENDFITLTLDGESVIMETIKSGFPLKSFDRVTRELPRLRITSFPELRSALSAEGAVTEIGQYAPEIEITLSADKMKAEAVILLTEEELAERKQSLPAYVDRLLDESRIIHGRCPIDWDAVKPRQTILAAKGTEPVKGRDAQLTYIEAPERRPVIREDGSANYYEMNFVKHIKKGDWLGEKLPAQEGSSGWDVTGGQIQAKRGLDAKLVYDRKSVEEIEEDGRTVLRAIHGGVLDYHNQIVGVGRQLMIDGDVGPETGSVTFDGTVIISGTVLAGYSVNATGDISVGAKEGVTNAKEIRSEQADIYIQGGVFGGGSTVLEASGTIFIKHANDCCLFAHTVQAGLYILGSHVAADYVHVDRHKGKIIGGKTESVYLIECAYAGNHHERSTELIACGIDKEALHIEIQQLAQTIKDLQKQITTLESHADPLEPMKDTLPPPQREAYDKIQQMIRTNTDEVFALDGIIQKKLHTIKTAVRPKIEITKEANAGVTIQVGAKSTVLTSPTRGVFELTDGVLNI